The Anabaena sp. WA102 genome contains a region encoding:
- a CDS encoding tyrosine-type recombinase/integrase: MNESPEIGEITVVNSLALTAPTPLTEHPAAVYLSNLSAGSRPAMEQSLNAIAKILTSNECDALTLNWAELRYKHTALLRCILMERYAPATANKMLSALRRVLKEALRLELMDARDFARAVDIANIKLSKELKGRFLSETEINALMQTCFDDPTPIGYRDAALIAILRGAGLRRGESVKLMLSDFHSGSVKVRSGKGGKDRTVYLPDGVLPIIEDWLEIRGREAGALICHINKAGAVTLRQLTPQAVLFILEKRGAEAGVTNFSAHDFRRTFISELLDSTDIVTVQKLAGHASPELTSRYDRRGEEVQQRAVQAINVPKRK, encoded by the coding sequence ATGAATGAATCCCCGGAAATTGGTGAAATAACTGTTGTCAATTCCCTAGCTTTGACTGCACCCACTCCCCTAACTGAACACCCTGCTGCTGTCTATCTCTCCAATTTGTCCGCCGGTTCTCGTCCGGCCATGGAGCAATCTTTGAATGCGATCGCCAAAATCCTTACCAGCAATGAATGTGATGCGCTGACATTAAATTGGGCTGAACTGCGTTATAAACATACAGCCTTATTACGGTGTATACTGATGGAAAGATATGCACCAGCCACAGCTAATAAAATGCTGAGTGCATTAAGGAGAGTCTTGAAAGAAGCATTACGACTTGAATTAATGGATGCTAGAGATTTCGCTAGGGCGGTAGATATCGCTAATATCAAGCTGTCTAAGGAATTGAAGGGGCGTTTTTTATCTGAAACTGAAATTAATGCCCTGATGCAAACTTGTTTTGATGACCCCACTCCCATTGGTTATAGGGATGCGGCACTGATAGCAATTTTGCGGGGTGCAGGATTGCGGCGGGGGGAATCGGTAAAATTAATGTTGAGTGACTTCCATTCTGGCAGTGTTAAAGTTCGCAGTGGTAAGGGTGGTAAAGACCGCACTGTTTATTTACCAGATGGGGTGTTGCCAATTATCGAAGACTGGTTAGAAATCAGAGGAAGAGAAGCGGGGGCTTTAATCTGTCACATTAATAAAGCCGGGGCAGTGACTTTACGACAACTGACACCTCAAGCGGTATTATTCATTTTAGAAAAACGGGGTGCAGAAGCTGGGGTAACAAACTTTTCTGCCCATGATTTTCGCAGGACTTTTATTTCTGAGTTGTTAGATTCCACTGATATTGTTACCGTCCAGAAATTAGCCGGTCATGCTTCACCGGAGTTAACATCAAGATATGACCGCCGAGGTGAGGAAGTTCAACAACGGGCTGTACAGGCAATTAATGTTCCCAAACGGAAGTGA
- a CDS encoding HNH endonuclease: MGYPKYWKELAKTIKEKTNWCCQKCNRLLPPDQPKESRTYLQVHHWNRDPSDNRPENLVALGSKPRYL, from the coding sequence ATGGGATACCCAAAATACTGGAAAGAACTAGCCAAAACCATCAAGGAAAAAACTAATTGGTGTTGTCAGAAATGTAATCGCCTTTTACCTCCAGATCAACCAAAGGAATCCCGTACATATCTACAAGTACACCACTGGAATCGTGATCCATCAGACAATAGACCCGAAAATCTAGTAGCTTTAGGTAGCAAACCGAGATACCTGTAA
- a CDS encoding nucleotidyl transferase AbiEii/AbiGii toxin family protein translates to MLIRLQIKTPEKLPFLEKLCWQRENIENLTPLEMLRIYERGWHYRGVLGNLSHTEALFVQQLAQYYHSWLGAKMFEREFHQKILIVLNQLKANFLLECGAYFGGGTLVSLNHGEYRLSKDIDFLCSTGTGYRLLRQKIAENQYNALFNTQNNLKLPGEIKADQYGVRFAIVVDETLIKFEIIMEGRIELGEADYPSWSPVPCLNQIDSFAEKLLANSDRWNDSSVESRDLIDLAMQRLNSPIPQAAIEKAELAYPVIEPLKKAIAFFQNHPNYRDKCFTALRIAEPSKIIDGIDLMAADFNLNKTPRTFSESQQDWE, encoded by the coding sequence ATGTTAATTAGACTTCAAATTAAAACTCCAGAGAAATTACCGTTTTTAGAAAAATTATGTTGGCAAAGAGAAAATATAGAAAATCTTACTCCTTTAGAAATGCTGAGAATATATGAACGCGGGTGGCATTACCGGGGAGTTTTAGGCAACTTGAGCCATACGGAAGCCTTATTTGTGCAACAGTTAGCTCAATATTATCATTCATGGTTAGGAGCAAAAATGTTTGAGAGGGAATTTCATCAAAAAATTTTAATTGTTCTTAATCAATTAAAGGCTAATTTTTTATTAGAGTGTGGTGCGTATTTTGGCGGTGGGACTCTGGTTAGTTTAAATCATGGGGAATATAGATTAAGCAAGGATATAGATTTTCTCTGTTCCACTGGTACTGGCTACCGATTACTGCGACAAAAAATAGCTGAAAATCAATATAATGCTCTTTTTAACACTCAAAATAATCTCAAGCTACCCGGAGAAATTAAAGCTGACCAGTACGGAGTAAGATTTGCCATTGTAGTTGATGAAACTCTGATTAAATTTGAGATAATTATGGAAGGACGGATTGAATTGGGAGAAGCAGATTATCCCAGTTGGTCGCCTGTCCCATGCTTAAATCAAATTGACAGTTTTGCGGAAAAACTTTTAGCTAATTCTGACAGATGGAATGATTCCTCTGTAGAATCGAGAGATTTAATTGATTTGGCGATGCAAAGGCTCAATTCTCCCATTCCTCAAGCAGCTATTGAGAAGGCAGAATTAGCTTATCCTGTAATTGAACCTTTAAAAAAAGCGATCGCCTTTTTCCAGAATCACCCCAATTATCGAGACAAATGTTTTACGGCTTTGAGAATTGCCGAACCTAGTAAAATTATTGATGGTATTGATTTAATGGCGGCTGATTTTAATTTAAACAAGACACCTAGAACATTTAGCGAATCTCAACAAGACTGGGAATGA